From one Paenibacillus sp. FSL K6-1330 genomic stretch:
- a CDS encoding response regulator, with translation MMYRVMLIDDDVPMLKVLQQMIDWEANNLQIAGSTYSSAKALHMFEELRPDIVITDIGLPQKNGIELADHFIRVKPEVRIIFLTCHEDFHYAQQAVKLQADDYLIKDQLTAEQLEQSLGKSMHLLKTRAGLINREAASYNSQLFRQDLLQRVINGSPSEATLAYAAQIGISWTYPWFMLGLVSIQLSSFDKRFRQTEFPLILYAVYNIATELSESYEGITPFMEQGNIVILHNFRVNLAQNASLNLHNYLQRLCYQCVHFLKIQPNVIAVTDKMELSSIGSIYQEILHGKCEFYANTDYTISEISQIRSRWFQAAPQGFLDSYVSELERMLIKQDLDGIRAALQKIAGTAKELSIDPNDFARDLSSMLRGIELMFSSLKFDEDLFAYLALARTLEDMMELVERKLIQIIGTRQTGVGSSPNEPKLQVIQQYIDQHLDDNITSIDMARYLFLNPSYFSRYFKRMTGLTFTDYVHQYKMKMATKMLRMSGQNLESLAMGLGYSDRTYFSKVFKKYVGTTPSEYKAKYTARK, from the coding sequence ATGATGTATAGAGTAATGCTCATTGACGATGATGTTCCTATGCTCAAGGTACTGCAACAGATGATTGACTGGGAGGCAAACAATCTGCAGATAGCCGGCAGTACGTATTCCAGTGCGAAAGCGCTGCATATGTTTGAGGAATTACGTCCGGATATTGTCATTACGGATATCGGACTGCCGCAAAAAAACGGCATTGAGTTGGCAGACCATTTTATTCGCGTGAAGCCGGAGGTTCGGATTATCTTCCTGACCTGTCATGAGGATTTTCATTACGCCCAGCAAGCCGTAAAGCTGCAAGCGGATGATTATTTAATCAAGGATCAGCTTACGGCTGAGCAGTTGGAGCAGAGTCTTGGCAAATCCATGCACTTGTTAAAGACGCGGGCCGGTCTGATTAATCGCGAGGCGGCGAGTTACAACAGCCAGCTCTTTCGGCAGGATTTGCTGCAAAGGGTAATCAATGGCTCGCCGTCCGAAGCCACTTTGGCTTATGCGGCACAGATCGGCATCTCTTGGACGTATCCGTGGTTTATGCTGGGACTGGTCAGCATTCAACTGTCCAGCTTTGACAAGCGTTTCAGACAAACGGAATTTCCACTGATTTTATACGCTGTCTACAATATCGCGACGGAATTGTCCGAATCGTATGAAGGAATTACGCCGTTCATGGAGCAGGGAAACATTGTGATTCTTCATAACTTTAGGGTGAATCTCGCACAAAATGCCAGCTTGAATCTTCATAATTACTTGCAGCGGCTGTGTTACCAGTGTGTTCACTTTCTGAAAATTCAACCCAACGTTATCGCGGTCACGGACAAAATGGAATTAAGCTCGATTGGTTCTATCTATCAGGAAATTCTCCATGGCAAGTGCGAGTTTTACGCAAATACCGACTATACGATATCCGAAATTTCGCAAATAAGGTCGCGTTGGTTTCAAGCTGCGCCACAGGGGTTTCTTGACAGCTATGTTTCAGAGCTCGAACGGATGCTCATCAAGCAGGATCTCGACGGAATACGTGCTGCGCTTCAGAAGATCGCCGGGACCGCAAAAGAGCTGTCGATTGATCCGAACGACTTTGCCAGGGACCTTTCCTCCATGCTTCGCGGTATCGAGCTGATGTTCTCCAGTCTGAAATTCGATGAGGATCTGTTTGCCTATCTTGCTTTAGCTCGCACCTTGGAGGATATGATGGAACTGGTGGAGAGAAAGCTGATCCAGATTATCGGAACCCGGCAAACGGGAGTAGGAAGCTCCCCGAATGAGCCGAAGCTGCAGGTGATCCAGCAATATATCGATCAGCATCTTGACGATAACATCACGTCGATCGATATGGCACGCTATCTGTTTTTGAATCCGAGCTATTTTTCGCGATATTTCAAACGGATGACGGGGTTGACCTTCACGGATTACGTGCATCAGTACAAAATGAAGATGGCTACCAAAATGCTCAGAATGTCTGGACAAAATCTGGAGTCTCTTGCTATGGGATTAGGTTATTCAGATCGGACGTATTTTTCAAAAGTGTTTAAAAAATACGTGGGGACCACGCCGAGCGAATATAAAGCGAAGTACACCGCGCGAAAATAA
- a CDS encoding histidine kinase, producing the protein MFKFTYYKRIQLSFLLLIFIPLIAVSIISFVLIRDTMVEKLQLSNENFLNVMTDELSKTIDDVTFASHFIVNDTNVRNILKSFADTKRLATYQDYVHFRQIQDVFSLINSKPLNNNVRMYLVNRQHFVISSGTEDLTAINGSVDKLMQRVDLNKPESLQWLGMAGGDSAGKGKSYYIARVIYDSREKRQVSVLLSAISDTYFNRLLGTVDFGKVALFDTTGEFIAGDSGLIPNHMETKGSVRTDRTILKSNWKLAYEASEKEWSGQISRTFYTGLAGVILLFLVFSGMSILIAKRLHSPILKLQRVVRQFGMGNLDVRLEVKGKDDIAELGQTLNTMLDQLQRLIHDIEQEQEQKRVMELEALFMQIRPHFLINTLNSIKCSLILTKDTLHSGIIDSLMSLLRAYLKVNEPATLREECKLLGHYVDIMKIRNEIPLHLEVDLDPETEGLILPKLILQPVVENAIVHGLVDHQTPRIEIRSLSNPDGVRIEITDNGFGADEDMLQCLNRRLGKPSGEQDGAYERVGLMNIVQRLRLTFGPEASLTLANLPQGGMSVSLYLPQSHHHGFLPEGEEE; encoded by the coding sequence ATGTTCAAATTCACCTACTACAAACGCATCCAGCTGTCGTTTCTTTTGCTGATCTTTATTCCGCTGATTGCGGTTTCTATCATTTCGTTTGTTCTGATCCGGGATACGATGGTAGAGAAGCTGCAGCTCAGCAACGAGAATTTCCTGAACGTCATGACGGATGAGCTGAGCAAGACAATTGATGATGTAACGTTTGCTTCCCATTTTATAGTGAACGATACGAATGTTCGCAATATCCTGAAGTCATTTGCAGACACAAAACGGCTGGCTACTTATCAGGATTATGTGCATTTTAGACAAATTCAGGATGTGTTTTCCCTGATTAACTCCAAGCCGCTGAATAATAACGTCCGCATGTACTTGGTCAACCGTCAGCATTTCGTCATCTCTTCTGGCACGGAGGATTTGACCGCCATTAACGGAAGTGTCGACAAGCTGATGCAGCGCGTCGATCTCAATAAACCGGAAAGCCTGCAATGGCTTGGGATGGCGGGCGGCGACTCGGCAGGGAAGGGGAAAAGTTACTATATCGCCAGGGTCATTTATGACAGCCGCGAGAAGAGGCAAGTGTCCGTATTGCTCAGCGCCATTTCCGATACTTACTTCAACAGGCTGCTTGGTACGGTCGACTTTGGCAAGGTGGCGCTCTTTGATACAACAGGGGAATTCATCGCAGGCGACTCGGGGCTAATCCCGAATCATATGGAGACTAAGGGCAGTGTCCGAACGGACAGGACCATTTTGAAATCGAACTGGAAGCTGGCCTATGAGGCTTCGGAGAAAGAGTGGTCGGGGCAAATCTCCCGGACTTTTTATACCGGTCTAGCCGGGGTCATTCTGCTGTTTCTCGTTTTCTCCGGGATGTCCATCCTGATCGCCAAAAGGCTGCACAGTCCGATTCTCAAGCTGCAGCGGGTTGTACGCCAGTTCGGAATGGGAAACCTCGATGTCAGACTGGAGGTCAAGGGCAAGGATGATATCGCCGAATTGGGGCAGACGCTGAATACGATGCTGGATCAATTACAGCGGCTGATTCACGATATCGAACAGGAGCAGGAACAGAAGCGGGTGATGGAGCTCGAAGCCTTGTTTATGCAAATTCGCCCTCATTTTTTGATTAACACGCTGAATTCGATCAAGTGCAGTCTGATCTTGACGAAAGATACACTTCATAGTGGAATTATTGATTCCTTGATGAGTTTGCTTCGAGCTTATCTCAAGGTCAATGAGCCGGCCACTTTACGCGAGGAATGCAAGCTGCTGGGCCATTATGTCGACATTATGAAGATCCGCAATGAAATCCCGCTTCATTTAGAGGTCGATCTGGATCCGGAAACCGAGGGGCTCATTTTGCCGAAACTTATTTTGCAGCCTGTCGTTGAGAATGCCATCGTCCACGGGCTTGTCGATCATCAGACTCCACGCATTGAGATCCGTTCCCTAAGCAATCCGGACGGAGTCCGAATTGAGATTACAGACAATGGCTTCGGGGCCGATGAAGATATGCTCCAATGTCTGAACCGTAGGCTGGGAAAACCAAGCGGCGAGCAGGATGGGGCTTATGAGAGAGTGGGTCTAATGAACATCGTCCAAAGACTCCGATTGACCTTCGGACCGGAAGCGAGTTTGACACTCGCCAACCTTCCGCAGGGTGGAATGTCAGTTTCACTGTATTTGCCCCAAAGTCATCATCATGGTTTTTTACCGGAGGGAGAGGAAGAATGA
- a CDS encoding carbohydrate ABC transporter permease: MYMQLLRKNVSKVIITLIMGALSIVFLVPLIWMISAAFKYEKDVMRFPIQWIPEKVNLAYNFKMVWMGRVPFYDFYFNSFKIAIITTLITLIISSMAAYALTKIRFKGRNLVFMALLSFMIIPDQATLIPRFLLIRWFGLYNTHAAIIFMSMFSIYFTFLLRQFMIGISDEYLEAARIDGAGHLRTFASIMVPLCKPVLATVAIIKFIWTWNDYQNPLIFLLDKDLYTIPLGMTLFRDDYTNNYAIMMMASVSAIIPLVIVFIALQKQVINGIALGGVKG; encoded by the coding sequence ATGTACATGCAGTTGCTTCGAAAAAACGTGTCCAAAGTGATAATCACCCTTATCATGGGGGCATTGTCCATCGTGTTTCTCGTTCCGCTTATCTGGATGATTTCCGCGGCTTTTAAATATGAGAAGGATGTTATGCGGTTCCCGATTCAATGGATACCGGAAAAGGTGAATCTGGCGTACAATTTCAAGATGGTCTGGATGGGAAGAGTTCCCTTCTATGATTTCTACTTTAATTCTTTTAAAATAGCGATTATTACGACTTTAATTACACTGATTATCTCATCCATGGCAGCCTATGCGCTGACGAAGATTCGCTTTAAAGGACGGAACCTCGTCTTTATGGCCTTGCTCTCGTTCATGATCATTCCGGATCAGGCGACCCTGATTCCTCGATTTTTGCTGATTCGCTGGTTTGGTCTCTACAATACGCATGCAGCCATCATATTCATGAGCATGTTCTCGATCTACTTCACATTCCTGCTGCGTCAATTTATGATCGGGATCAGTGATGAATACTTGGAAGCGGCCAGAATTGACGGAGCGGGTCATCTGCGGACATTTGCTTCCATTATGGTTCCGCTGTGCAAGCCTGTGCTTGCTACGGTAGCGATTATTAAATTCATTTGGACCTGGAACGATTACCAGAATCCGCTCATCTTCTTGCTGGACAAGGACTTATACACGATTCCGCTGGGGATGACGCTGTTCCGTGATGACTATACCAACAACTACGCTATTATGATGATGGCGTCCGTATCGGCGATTATTCCGCTGGTCATTGTGTTCATCGCATTGCAAAAGCAGGTTATAAACGGCATTGCTTTGGGCGGGGTAAAAGGTTGA
- a CDS encoding sugar ABC transporter permease: protein MEAVQQPVPKSRRKFWTPKRKEALIGWLFLAPEIVGMLLLNVFALGFSLYLSLSDWDMLSGVQGIEFTGLDNFIKMFHDPTIMQAIKNNLIYMVLTVPIPIAIALVLSVLIHNSVFFKSYFKVAFFIPYISSIIAVAAVWSALFHPSLGPINQFLMDIGISSPPKWLVDPKTSLLAISIISSWAGLGYTIIIYMAGLTNISNEIYEAADIDGASSIKKFFAITVPMLRPTTFFLLITMLIGSFKVFDIIAFLTEGGPNNSSTVLVFRIYEEGFKYYNMGYASAISWLLFAIIGLITALTWKMRNEE, encoded by the coding sequence ATGGAGGCTGTACAACAACCTGTGCCCAAGAGCCGGCGGAAGTTTTGGACCCCCAAGCGGAAAGAGGCTTTGATCGGGTGGCTCTTTCTGGCCCCGGAAATCGTCGGAATGCTGCTATTAAACGTATTTGCCCTTGGATTTTCTTTGTATTTGAGCTTATCCGATTGGGATATGCTGTCGGGTGTCCAGGGTATCGAATTTACCGGACTGGATAATTTCATCAAGATGTTCCATGATCCAACCATTATGCAAGCGATAAAGAACAACTTGATCTATATGGTTCTTACGGTGCCGATCCCGATTGCGATCGCCTTGGTGCTTTCGGTATTGATTCACAACAGCGTGTTCTTCAAGAGTTATTTTAAAGTCGCGTTCTTTATTCCTTATATCTCTTCGATCATCGCAGTTGCTGCGGTGTGGAGCGCATTATTTCACCCATCGCTGGGTCCGATCAACCAGTTTCTGATGGACATCGGGATCAGCAGTCCGCCGAAATGGCTGGTCGATCCGAAAACGTCGCTCTTGGCGATTTCGATTATCAGTTCCTGGGCGGGACTGGGTTACACGATCATAATCTACATGGCCGGGCTCACGAACATTTCGAATGAAATTTACGAAGCGGCGGATATTGACGGTGCCAGTTCGATCAAAAAGTTTTTTGCGATCACGGTTCCGATGCTCCGCCCGACGACCTTCTTCCTGTTGATTACGATGTTGATTGGTTCGTTTAAAGTGTTTGACATCATTGCCTTTTTAACGGAAGGCGGCCCGAACAATTCTTCTACCGTGCTTGTATTCCGCATCTATGAGGAAGGCTTTAAATACTACAATATGGGATACGCTTCGGCCATTTCTTGGTTGCTGTTCGCGATTATCGGTCTGATTACCGCGCTTACCTGGAAAATGAGAAATGAAGAATAA
- a CDS encoding extracellular solute-binding protein — protein sequence MKKKSKHRLSVILSTILASTLVLSGCGNSGSESGASKDGGSGQTDKQVTVKYYNWDNEAQQAGTDAMLQEFMDQNPNIKVEHVVLVPGDSVEMLKKLDFLISSGEAIDVIQFPSLGGVLERASRGALAPLNEFYEQESLVPEDEYFVNAKLEDKYYGMQYTKSMNYVMLNKDALDEAGLEVPKFGWTWDDYRDYSKKLTKGEGVDKRYGSYFHTWELYMNAPAQTMMKDPFVYEDGTTILADPTYKYFFQLRKDMEETDKSAKPYSDVLAAKLNYRTEFFNEEAAMILTGNFTIADPGNTEQYPHDFKTAFAPVPVPPAGMEPKEYEGKYFTSGSMLALGANSTNKEASFKLMKFMTTADSDNRLEFSGYKKANNEELLTKLVAGKEDKYDMDSLKYTLFSDEIQYLDAAKVMMTDTSELTKIIDDGFAKFMLSNEPIDEVQQWMVDEATKIINEKGVVK from the coding sequence ATGAAGAAAAAAAGTAAACACAGATTATCCGTCATTCTTAGCACGATCCTGGCGAGTACCCTGGTCTTAAGCGGCTGCGGGAATTCCGGGTCTGAAAGCGGTGCCAGCAAGGACGGTGGAAGCGGTCAGACGGACAAGCAGGTTACCGTCAAGTATTACAACTGGGATAACGAAGCTCAACAGGCGGGTACGGACGCCATGCTCCAGGAATTTATGGATCAGAATCCGAATATCAAGGTCGAACATGTGGTTCTCGTCCCAGGTGATTCCGTGGAAATGTTGAAAAAGCTTGATTTCCTGATCTCATCCGGTGAAGCGATCGATGTTATTCAATTCCCAAGCTTAGGCGGAGTTCTCGAACGCGCCTCACGTGGAGCACTTGCTCCCCTGAACGAGTTCTATGAGCAGGAAAGTCTCGTTCCGGAAGACGAATACTTTGTCAATGCCAAGTTAGAAGACAAGTATTATGGCATGCAGTACACCAAGAGCATGAACTATGTGATGCTCAATAAGGATGCCCTGGATGAAGCGGGACTTGAAGTTCCGAAATTCGGCTGGACTTGGGATGATTACCGCGACTATTCCAAGAAGCTGACCAAGGGCGAAGGCGTAGACAAGCGTTACGGGTCTTACTTCCATACATGGGAGCTTTATATGAACGCTCCGGCGCAAACCATGATGAAAGATCCGTTCGTATATGAGGACGGAACTACCATTCTGGCCGATCCGACTTACAAGTATTTCTTCCAGCTCCGCAAAGATATGGAGGAGACGGACAAGTCGGCCAAACCTTACAGTGACGTACTTGCCGCGAAGCTGAACTACCGTACTGAATTTTTTAATGAAGAAGCTGCTATGATTCTTACAGGCAACTTCACGATAGCGGACCCAGGCAATACCGAGCAATATCCACATGATTTTAAAACAGCTTTCGCTCCTGTACCTGTGCCTCCTGCGGGAATGGAACCTAAAGAGTATGAAGGAAAATACTTCACCAGCGGCAGTATGCTTGCGCTGGGTGCCAATTCAACCAACAAGGAAGCATCCTTCAAGCTTATGAAATTTATGACAACAGCCGATTCGGACAACAGACTTGAGTTCTCTGGCTACAAGAAAGCGAATAACGAAGAATTGTTGACAAAGCTGGTTGCCGGTAAAGAGGATAAGTACGATATGGATTCGCTGAAATATACGCTGTTTAGCGATGAAATCCAGTATCTTGATGCAGCTAAAGTCATGATGACGGATACTTCGGAATTGACCAAGATCATTGATGACGGCTTTGCGAAATTCATGCTCAGCAACGAGCCGATTGATGAGGTTCAACAATGGATGGTCGATGAAGCTACAAAAATCATTAACGAAAAAGGCGTTGTTAAGTAA